A DNA window from Anastrepha ludens isolate Willacy chromosome 6, idAnaLude1.1, whole genome shotgun sequence contains the following coding sequences:
- the LOC128866527 gene encoding uncharacterized protein LOC128866527: MGDYKQLNKDLIDANRELKQTIAAYQRELNSMRAELIEHHRLRIESERDCRDRMLSFATKNFKNFLSSLREIDTNINVMDLLGYDNCVQNGSYNVGVSCQSDSTRASRRSIHLAKEFRRSSALCRQHSVLQISPTRRHNADNAINDETEMEAVSEQSGSDMDLENSMSEENVIDVENDQTGENEELRCIRETNEEESEDEIAMHRSGEGPTFMRQPIKNLTNLDMEDRQPKANIVTKRGKHHHRRSDIENSIEVARNIGQDSTYTPSSYVNEIEVEDNLVASMHRSLHLSHSTYNMRELNEQCDAGKDSPSLNIDEFNRPLMVRVHRIREPSHIGVHFENEEHTITTKSLLCEHLLETGKNGELSLGLTEFSMGNFMDAPCSTPCHSIAAAVAAAITEETNNSSSVSPLSQTTSQSTRPSRRCAPKALAEPSLRDKLRSDSGKRRATSKKR; the protein is encoded by the exons ATGGGGGACTACAAACAACTTAATAAGGATTTAATAGATGCCAATCGGGAACTGAAACAAACAATAGCTGCATACCAAAGGGAGTTGAATTCAATGCGCGCCGAACTAATAGAGCATCATCGCTTAAGAATAGAATCAGAGCGCGATTGCCGCGATCGCATGCTCTCATTTGCgacaaagaattttaaaaattttctatcttCTTTACGAGAGATTGatacaaatataaatgtaaTGGATTTACTGGGTTATGATAATTGTGTACAGAATGGAAGTTATAATGTTGGCGTAAGTTGCCAAAGTGATAGCACTCGTGCAAGTCGTAGAAGCATCCACCTTGCAAAGGAATTTCGTCGCTCCAGTGCGCTGTGCCGTCAACATAGTGTATTGCAAATATCACCAACACGACGACATAACGCGGACAATGCGATAAACGATGAAACCGAGATGGAGGCAGTTAGTGAGCAAAGCGGCAGCGATATGGATTTGGAAAACTCAATGAGTGAAGAAAATGTAATAGATGTTGAAAATGACCAGACTGGCGAAAATGAAGAGTTACGTTGCATAAGGGAAACCAATGAAGAAGAATCTGAAGATGAGATTGCTATGCACAGAAGTGGTGAAGGTCCAACATTTATGAGACAGCCCATAAAAAATCTAACAAATTTGGATATGGAAGATAGACAACCGAAAGCAAATATTGTAACAAAACGCGGTAAACACCATCATAGACGAAGCGACATTGAAAACTCGATTGAAGTTGCACGTAATATTGGGCAGG ATTCTACATATACGCCGTCAAGTTATGTGAACGAAATAGAGGTGGAAGATAACTTGGTCGCTTCAATGCACCGTTCTTTGCATCTATCACATAGCACATACAATATGCGCGAATTAAACGAGCAATGTGATGCAGGAAAGGACTCCCCTTCACTTAATATAGACGAATTTAACCGGCCTCTTATGGTTCGAGTGCATCGAATACGTGAGCCATCGCATATTGGGGTTCACTTCGAGAATGAAG AACACACAATTACAACAAAGTCTTTGTTGTGTGAGCATTTGTTAGAAACCGGAAAGAACGGAG AGCTTAGTTTGGGTTTAACCGAATTTTCAATGGGCAATTTTATGGACGCACCATGCAGTACACCTTGTCACAGCATAGCAGCAGCGGTGGCCGCTGCAATAACGGAAGAAACTAATAATTCATCCTCCGTCAGCCCATTGTCGCAGACCACAAGCCAGAGTACGCGACCATCACGAAGATGTGCGCCAAAAGCATTGGCAGAACCAAGTTTAAGAGATAAGCTTCGCAGCGATAGTGGCAAGAGAAGAGCCACATCAAAAAAACGTTGA
- the LOC128865780 gene encoding protein patched, with protein sequence MVVPTMDGLPRVPDTHGDIVDEKLFSDLYVRTSWVDAHVALDQIDKGKARGNRTAIYLRSVFQSHLESLGSSVQKHAGKMLFVAILVLSTFCVGLKSAQIHSKVHQLWIQEGGRLESELAYTQKTIGEDESSTHQLIIQTAQDANASVLHPQALLAHLEVLKKATAVKVHMFDTEWGLRDMCNSPTTPSFEGHYFIEQIFKHLIPCSIITPLDCFWEGSQLLGPEFPVQIPGIDKRIMWSTMNPSSLVQTMKQQMSDQKISFDFDMVEQYMKRAGITTGYTEKPCLDPKGAECPETAPNKGSQQPPDVGAILTGGCNGYATKYMHWPEELIVGGVQRNRSGHLRKAKGLQTVVQLMTEKEMFDLWNENYKVHHIGWTQEKAAEVLNAWQRNFSKEVESLLKINRRISNNYDIYVFSSATLDDILAKYSNPSPISIVIGVIATVLYAFCTLIRWKDPVKGQSSVGVAGVLLIGFSTAAGLGLCALLGIVFNAASTQVVPFLALGLGVDHIFMLTAAYAESNRKEQTKYILKKVGPSILFSACVTSGSFFAAVFIPVPALKVFCLQAAIVMCFNLAAALLVFPAMISLDLRRRTAGRADIFCCCFPVWKEKPVAATVTSTRYSNNRRNAYAVKNCNNRSTAAAAQQPQLKYQEEALLSCSEKRIPSFSLSSFAIKYYTPFLMKSWVKFLAIITFVGTLVFSLYASTRLQDGLDLIDLVPKDTNEYKFLNAQASMFGFYSMYAVTQGNFEYPTNQRLLHEYHEAFVRVPHVIKNDNGGLPDFWLSLFRDWLLNLQRIFDREFSEGRLTPEGWLSNATSDAILAYKLLVQTGYVDNPVDKSLVTQNRLVDSEGIINPKAFYNYLSAWATNDVFAYGASQGKLHPEPRQYYHIAGEYDLKIPKSLPLVYAQLPFYLHGLTDTSEIKALIGHIRDLSVKFEGRGLPNYPSGIPFIFWEQYMTLRCSLALILCISLIAAFILVSILLLSVWAAALVVFSVVASLIQIFGAMTILGIKLSAIPAVILILSVGMIVCLTVHISLGFITSVGNRERRIHLSMQMTLGPLIHGVLTSALAVFMLSTSPFEFVIRHFFWLLLVVLCVGACNGLVLYPIILSMFGPEAELVPLEHPDRISTPSPVMSRSKRANKTVVVHGSRSSRSCNKGMHHHKDININDPSLTTITEEPPSWKSSSSSIQMNNEWNGTNMNNAAQMNNYNMNNYYMHRPQQNYAHHHHHQAPPAHQQPPQQSTQQTIYGAPTTFHKPQHQQHPQHAHHASQQQQQQQHQGASSPPPPPPTQHSTHTLGGQHEASNFPELQSIVVQPEVTVETHHSDTNTTKVTATANIKVELVTPGRAVRSYNFSS encoded by the exons GGTAAAGCGCGAGGGAACCGCACCGCTATCTACCTACGTTCAGTATTTCAATCCCATCTCGAATCACTTGGTAGTTCCGTTCAAAAGCATGCTGGTAAAATGCTTTTTGTTGCCATTCTAGTGTTAAGCACCTTCTGTGTGGGTCTGAAAAGCGCTCAAATCCATTCGAAAGTACACCAGCTGTGGATACAGGAAGGTGGGCGACTAGAATCTGAACTCGCCTATACGCAAAAAACCATCGGCGAAGATGAATCCTCAACACACCAGCTGATTATACAAACAGCGCAAGATGCGAATGCGTCTGTGCTGCATCCACAAGCGTTGCTGGCGCATCTGGAAGTGTTAAAGAAGGCGACGGCGGTAAAGGTGCATATGTTCGATACGGAATGGGGTTTGCGCGATATGTGCAATTCGCCCACAACGCCAAGTTTTGAGGGGCATTACTTCATCGagcaaattttcaaacatttgatACCCTGTTCGATAATAACGCCACTGGATTGTTTTTGGGAAGGCAGTCAGCTATTGGGACCGGAATTTCCAGTACAGATACC TGGCATTGATAAGCGAATCATGTGGAGCACAATGAATCCTTCGAGTCTCGTGCAAACGATGAAACAACAAATGAGTGACCAGAAAATTTCTTTCGATTTCGATATGGTGGAGCAGTATATGAAACGTGCGGGCATTACTACCGGTTACACGGAAAAGCCTTGTCTCGATCCTAAGGGCGCAGAATGTCCTGAAACTGCACCGAATAAGGGTAGTCAACAGCCACCCGATGTAGGCGCTATACTCACAGGAGGTTGCAATGGTTATGCCACCAAGTACATGCATTGGCCGGAAGAACTCATCGTCGGTGGCGTACAACGTAATCGCTCTGGACACTTGCGTAAAGCAAAAGGTCTACAAACGGTCGTGCAACTTATGACCGAGAAGGAAATGTTTGATTTGTGGAATGAGAACTATAAGGTGCATCATATCGGTTGGACGCAAGAGAAAGCAGCCGAGGTGTTAAATGCATGGCAGCGCAATTTTTCAAAGGAGGTAGAGTCGCTTTTGAAGATCAACCGACGTATTTCCAATAATTATGACATCTATGTCTTCTCATCGGCCACCTTGGACGATATACTCGCTAAATATTCCAATCCCAGCCCGATTAGCATTGTAATTGGTGTAATTGCTACGGTACTCTACGCATTTTGCACGCTTATACGTTGGAAGGATCCGGTTAAGGGTCAGAGTAGTGTTGGCGTAGCTGGCGTTCTTTTAATCGGTTTCTCAACCGCGGCTGGCTTGGGGCTTTGCGCTCTACTCGGCATTGTTTTCAATGCGGCGAGCACTCAAGTGGTGCCCTTTCTGGCACTCGGCTTGGGTGTGGATCACATTTTTATGCTTACGGCTGCCTATGCGGAAAGTAATCGAAAGGAACAGACCAAATACATATTGAAGAAGGTCGGACCAAGTATACTCTTCAGCGCATGTGTCACATCGGGCTCATTCTTTGCTGCGGTTTTCATACCAGTTCCTGCACTGAAAGTTTTCTGCTTACAAGCAGCTATTGTTATGTGCTTCAATTTAGCCGCAGCTCTGCTTGTATTCCCTGCCATGATTTCTTTGGACTTACGACGCCGCACTGCCGGACGCGCAgatattttttgctgttgtttccCGGTGTGGAAGGAGAAACCTGTAGCGGCTACAGTAACTAGCACACGGTACAGTAACAATCGTCGCAACGCTTATGCtgtgaaaaattgtaataacCGCTCCACTGCGGCGGCCGCACAGCAGCCACAGCTGAAGTATCAAGAGGAAGCACTCCTCTCATGTTCAGAGAAACGAATACCATCTTTTTCATTATCGAGCTTCGCTATTAAGTATTATACACCGTTCCTAATGAAGAGTTGGGTCAAGTTTCTGGCCATTATCACATTCGTCGGTACGCTTGTCTTCAGCTTGTACGCATCAACGCGCCTACAGGATGGCCTCGACCTAATCGATCTGGTACCCAAGGACACAAACGAATATAAATTTCTCAATGCACAGGCATCCATGTTTGGTTTCTATAGCATGTATGCCGTAACACAGGGCAATTTCGAATATCCAACCAATCAGCGATTGCTGCACGAATACCACGAGGCTTTTGTGCGCGTACCTCACGTAATTAAGAATGATAATGGTGGCCTGCCAGACTTTTGGCTGTCGCTATTTCGCGATTGGTTACTCAACCTGCAACGCATATTTGACCGAGAATTCAGCGAGGGGCGTCTAACACCGGAAGGTTGGTTATCCAATGCTACCAGCGATGCCATCTTGGCTTACAAATTACTCGTGCAAACTGGGTATGTCGATAACCCGGTTGACAAAAGTCTGGTGACACAGAACCGTTTAGTGGACAGTGAGGGTATAATCAATCCGAAGGCATTTTACAACTATTTGTCTGCATGGGCCACCAATGACGTTTTCGCCTACGGTGCTTCACAG GGCAAATTACACCCAGAACCGCGTCAGTATTATCACATCGCCGGGGAATATGATCTCAAAATACCGAAGAGTCTACCATTGGTGTATGCGCAGCTGCCTTTCTATCTGCACGGCTTAACTGATACATCGGAAATTAAAGCGCTTATTGGCCATATACGCGACCTGAGTGTGAAATTCGAGGGGCGAGGACTGCCAAACTATCCTTCAg GTATACCGTTCATATTCTGGGAACAGTATATGACACTACGCTGCTCACTCGCCCTTATTCTATGCATCTCACTTATTGCTGCCTTTATATTGGTCTCCATACTACTATTATCAGTGTGGGCTGCTGCTTTGGTCGTTTTCAGCGTCGTCGCTTCGTTGATACAAATTTTTGGCGCAATGACAATTTTAGGCATAAAACTCTCAGCCATTCCGGCAGTGATACTAATCTTGAGTGTAGGCATGATTGTCTGCCTTACGGTGCATATTTCGCTG GGCTTCATCACGTCCGTGGGTAATCGCGAGCGTCGTATACATCTCTCCATGCAAATGACGCTCGGTCCTCTTATACACGGTGTGCTCACTTCCGCTCTAGCGGTATTCATGCTTTCCACCTCACCCTTCGAATTCGTCATACGTCATTTCTTTTGGCTGCTGCTTGTTGTGCTGTGCGTCGGCGCTTGCAATGGCCTTGTACTCTACCCCATCATTTTGAGTATGTTCGGCCCCGAGGCGGAGTTGGTGCCACTCGAACATCCAGATCGCATTTCAACACCATCCCCTGTAATGTCGCGCAGCAAACGCGCCAACAAAACAGTTGTGGTGCATGGCAGCCGTTCGTCACGTTCCTGCAATAAGGGTATGCATCATCACAAGGATATCAATATAAATGATCCGTCGCTAACAACCATCACCGAAGAACCACCCTCTTGGAAATCATCCTCATCGTCGATACAAATGAATAACGAATGGAATGGCACGAATATGAATAATGCGGCGCAAATGAACAATTACAATATGAATAATTACTATATGCATCGACCGCAACAGAATTATGcacatcaccatcatcatcaagCGCCACCAGCACACCAACAACCACCGCAACAAAGCACACAACAAACAATTTATGGCGCGCCAACGACATTTCACAAGCCACAGCATCAGCAACACCCCCAACATGCACATCATGCgtcacaacagcaacaacaacaacaacatcaaggtGCATCGTcgccaccaccaccgccgccaACTCAACACAGCACGCATACGCTTGGTGGCCAACACGAAGCGAGTAACTTTCCCGAGTTGCAGAGTATCGTGGTGCAACCGGAAGTCACTGTGGAAACGCACCACTCGGATACGAACACAACCAAAGTAACGGCGACAGCGAATATCAAGGTGGAATTAGTGACGCCAGGTCGTGCGGTGCGCAGCTATAACTTTAGCAGCTAG
- the LOC128866526 gene encoding golgin subfamily A member 2, protein MPVEEANESKAQKLAAARKKLREYQKRGAVDNIISAGAPASSTESHTSSIGGGSISSNLSEASDCDLPTNGHEGGIASVQSTMANIVMPENPGESVIPTPSITEVVATTAPTVSSTIPPTAASYFQAEPQVATPTVLDSFASSLDVLSAELKNVATEPVQSQNVNAIQVLIAEKATLTTELNKYRCLCRERELEMEELRTQLKATTRRQDELVQRYQTQQQNLEQFRNLNNELQHELENSKAKQEDQDSHLDELKGLLDVMQQRAMEVEHQLKEKSNELEMAQLRIRQLSDEASMSQGDNRVETLTQTQFMYEQQIRDLQAMVQQLAYDKEQANNQYQSYVQHLNAEISSLSERNSELMDECTKQQERERQLVDHISALEKDIQKNISRQDQLKKEKDQESFFNTESHTKEIENLKEQINDFELERHEFQLKVKSQEDRLEMLNNELQEKQKKLEELEEYMRNYAAEQPDKTKLLATMESDKIAASRALTQNVELKKQLDELELRFVQLTNDKVDLVNKLDAEEHANREMRANYTEMEEQLHSIDERFKFKDEEMIRLSHENMELSNKAAVLLNKLEHYKQERSKDLAAGGDHEEHIYQHEHTHEGGHEHGDHLNHDTERKEHKHNGCEDEHELEHDDAHDHSHAHEHARDLAHNHHHEPPHVKQLSTSSSNTSAPHLPTYEAVEKLEQRFTRLMSQVADLTDEKQRLEHLVLQLQGETETIGEYITLYQTQRRMLKQREYEKAAQMQLLQREREQLRERIALLTNLVSSLSADLPQRMAIPDQLDVIVAEQGETSNIKATGDIETDASKPLVVEATEALEKKHSQPEAQTYEKLTAAESRQILTKIQDIITEINENTQHIPDVATTQTVDHLNCCLGKIEVV, encoded by the exons aTGCCAGTAGAGGAAGCAAACGAGAGCAAGGCGCAAAAATTGGCCGCCGCAcggaaaaag TTGAGAGAATACCAGAAACGTGGCGCTGTGGATAATATCATATCAGCCGGTGCACCAGCTTCGTCTACGGAATCGCATACGAGTAGTATTGGTGGAGGTAGTATCTCAAGCAACTTATCTGAGGCATCAGACTGTGACTTACCGACGAATGGCCACGAAGGTGGAATTGCAAGTGTACAAAGCACAATGGCCAACATAGTTATGCCAGAAAATCCCGGTGAATCTGTAATACCAACACCAAGTATAACGGAAGTTGTTGCAACTACCGCACCAACAGTGTCTTCAACCATACCACCCACTGCCGCTAGTTACTTCCAAGCCGAACCGCAAGTCGCTACACCAACAGTACTTGATAGTTTTGCGTCGTCATTAGATGTTCTATCCGCTGAGCTCAAAAACGTAGCAACAGAACCAGTACAATCACAAAATGTTAACGCCATTCAGGTGCTTATAGCTGAAAAGGCTACTCTAACTACCGAGTTGAATAAATATCGTTGCTTATGCCGGGAGCGCGAATTGGAAATGGAAGAGTTGCGGACGCAGCTGAAAGCGACAACAAGGCGTCAAGACGAGTTGGTACAACGTTATCAAACGCAGCAACAAAACTTGGAGCAATTCCGTAATTTGAATAATGAGTTGCAGCATGAATTAGAGAACTCTAAGGCAAAGCAAGAAGATCAAGATTCCCATTTAGACGAGTTAAAGGGACTACTGGATGTAATGCAACAACGGGCTATGGAAGTTGAACACCAGCTCAAGGAGAAATCCAATGAGTTAGAGATGGCGCAGTTGCGCATACGTCAGTTGTCGGATGAGGCCAGTATGAGCCAGGGTGATAATCGTGTGGAGACATTGACGCAGACTCAATTCATGTACGAGCAACAGATCAGAGATTTGCAG GCTATGGTGCAGCAGTTGGCGTACGACAAAGAACAAGCAAACAATCAATACCAGAGCTACGTGCAACACCTGAATGCAGAGATAAGTAGTTTGAGCGAAAGAAATTCAGAATTAATGGATGAGTGCACAAAGCAGCAGGAACGCGAGCGTCAATTGGTTGATCACATAAGTGCACTTGAAAAGGACATACAGAAGAACATAAGTCGCCAAGAtcaactaaaaaaagaaaaagatcag GAATCCTTTTTCAATACTGAATCGCACACCAAAGAGATAGAAAACTTGAAAGAGCAAATTAACGATTTCGAATTGGAACGTCACGAATTCCAATTAAAAGTGAAGTCACAAGAAGATCGCCTAGAAATGCTAAACAATGAATTACAGGAGAAGCAAAAGAAATTGGAAGAACTGGAAGAGTATATGAGAAATTATGCTGCCGAACAGCCGGACAAAACTAAGTTGCTAGCCACCATGGAATCGGATAAAATCGCCGCTTCGCGCGCACTTACACAAAACGTCGAGTTGAAGAAGCAACTGGATGAATTGGAGCTACGCTTCGTACAATTGACAAATGATAAGGTGGATTTAGTGAATAAATTGGACGCAGAAGAGCATGCCAATCGGGAAATGCGTGCAAACTATACAGAAATGGAAGAACAGCTGCATAGTATTGATGAGCGCTTCAAATTTAAGGACGAAGAAATGATACGACTCTCACATGAGAATATGGAACTATCAAACAAAGCGGCAGTGTTGCTAAATAAACTTGAACACTATAAACAG GAAAGAAGCAAGGACTTAGCTGCAGGAGGCGACCATGAAGAACACATCTATCAGCACGAACACACGCATGAAGGAGGGCACGAGCACGGCGATCACTTAAATCATGATACTGAGAGGAAAGAACACAAGCACAACGGCTGTGAAGATGAACACGAGCTTGAGCACGATGACGCGCATGACCATAGCCACGCTCACGAACATGCCCGTGATCTTGCACACAATCACCACCATGAACCACCGCACGTAAAACAGCTATCCACGAGCAGCAGCAACACCAGCGCACCACATCTGCCTACCTACGAGGCTGTGGAAAAGTTAGAGCAGCGTTTCACGCGCCTCATGTCACAAGTGGCCGATCTTACTGATGAGAAACAACGCTTGGAGCATTTGGTGCTACAATTGCAGGGCGAAACCGAGACTATTGGCGAGTACATCACACTCTACCAAACACAACGTCGTATGTTAAAGCAGCGAGAATACGAGAAGGCTGCACAAATGCAGCTATTACAGCGCGAACGTGAGCAATTGCGCGAAAGAATCGCTTTGCTAACTAACCTTGTGAGTAGTCTGAGTGCAGATCTGCCCCAACGCATGGCCATACCAGATCAGCTCGATGTGATTGTCGCGGAACAAGGCGAAACAAGCAACATCAAGGCTACTGGCGATATTGAGACTGATGCCTCGAAACCTTTGGTTGTGGAAGCCACTGAAGCGCTTGAAAAGAAGCACAGCCAACCAGAGGCCCAAACTTACGAGAAATTGACTGCAGCCGAATCGCGGCAGATACTCACGAAAATTCAGGATATCATTACAGAAATAAATGAGAACACCCAACACATTCCCGATGTTGCTACGACACAAACGGTGGATCATCTTAATTGTTGCCTTGGTAAAATCGAAGTAGTTTAG